A single window of Rubripirellula lacrimiformis DNA harbors:
- a CDS encoding glycosyltransferase family 4 protein — protein MRIAMLAPIAWRTPPRAYGPWELVTSMLTEALVRRGIDVTLFATLDSETTGTLDGVVPAPYGDDASIDAKVWEFRHLAYLFEQADRFDLIHNQADFPAHAFSRLVKTPIVTTIHGFSSDRIMPMYREFQDVVHYVAISDADRHPGLRYAATIHHGIPLDDFPFHANTSDDLLFFGRIHPDKGAAEAIAVARRCGRHLNMYGIVQDDGYYQSEVVSANDGVHMTYHGAVGGQQRLDALGNAHALLHLINFDEPFGLSVVEAMACGTPVIATRRGSMSELIEHGVTGFLVDGLEEASRAIERIGDIDRSTVRRSVAERFSIDRMADAYISVYRRILGKA, from the coding sequence ATGCGTATTGCGATGCTGGCTCCGATTGCGTGGCGAACGCCGCCTAGAGCCTACGGTCCTTGGGAACTCGTTACCAGCATGTTGACCGAGGCATTGGTCAGACGGGGGATCGACGTGACACTCTTTGCGACATTGGATAGCGAGACCACGGGAACGCTTGACGGTGTGGTGCCGGCGCCGTACGGGGATGATGCATCGATCGACGCAAAGGTTTGGGAGTTCCGACATTTGGCGTATCTGTTTGAACAGGCCGATCGGTTTGATTTGATTCACAACCAAGCGGATTTTCCCGCCCACGCGTTTTCACGATTGGTGAAGACGCCGATTGTCACAACGATTCATGGATTTTCGTCGGATCGGATCATGCCGATGTATCGCGAATTCCAGGACGTGGTGCATTACGTTGCCATCAGTGACGCCGATCGCCATCCCGGTCTCCGGTATGCGGCCACCATCCATCATGGGATTCCGTTGGATGACTTTCCGTTCCATGCAAACACTAGCGATGACCTGCTATTCTTTGGCCGAATCCATCCCGATAAAGGGGCGGCCGAGGCGATCGCCGTTGCACGGCGATGCGGGCGTCATCTGAATATGTACGGTATCGTGCAGGATGATGGATACTATCAATCGGAAGTAGTCTCGGCCAACGATGGTGTGCACATGACGTATCACGGTGCGGTTGGTGGGCAGCAGCGGTTAGACGCACTGGGGAATGCACACGCCTTGCTGCATCTGATCAACTTCGATGAACCGTTTGGGCTTTCGGTCGTCGAGGCGATGGCCTGCGGGACGCCGGTGATCGCTACGAGACGCGGGTCGATGTCCGAATTGATTGAACATGGCGTCACAGGTTTTCTGGTCGACGGCCTCGAAGAGGCGAGTCGGGCGATCGAGCGAATCGGTGACATCGATCGCAGCACTGTCCGTCGTTCCGTGGCAGAACGGTTCTCGATCGATCGGATGGCGGACGCCTACATCAGCGTCTATCGACGCATCCTTGGCAAAGCCTGA
- a CDS encoding alpha-amylase family glycosyl hydrolase has translation MECPSQRQPAWWETGVIYQIYPRSFQDSDSDGVGDLAGIESRLDHLVRLGIDAIWLSPIYPSPMADFGYDVADYCDIDPIFGDLDGFDRLLAAVHARGLKLVLDFVPNHSSDQHPWFVESRASRDNPKRDWYIWRDPAPGGGPPNNWISDFGGSSWQRDAPTGQYYLHAFLKQQPDLNWRNPELRLAMMSVLRFWLDRGVDGFRMDVLWHIVKDASLRNNPINRDWTSDRTERDRLIQTYSTDQPDAHKIACDFRALADHYGDRVLIGEICLPNDRLVQWYGTAERPQVHLPVNFGLMETQWNASALRRMIADYEACLPAFGWPNWVIGSHDAPRIAARVGDSQARIAAMLLLTLRGTPTLYQGDEIGIGEVCIPRDRVRDPQDLRQPELGIGRDRSRTPIPWDDHEFAGFSTVDPWLPLNDDWRDRNVAMQSRNSDSILSLYQTLLSFRRSHPALTSGNLTLIDSADDVLAYERQHGDQRLLIAMNLSDQMRPLPLSSLDQKLAGTDVLVSTLRPVTGGDRPHDETLEPNEGLILKIYGQH, from the coding sequence ATGGAATGTCCAAGCCAAAGGCAACCTGCGTGGTGGGAAACGGGGGTGATCTACCAGATTTATCCTCGTTCTTTTCAGGATAGCGATTCGGACGGGGTGGGTGACCTTGCTGGTATCGAATCACGTTTGGACCACCTTGTCCGTCTAGGCATCGATGCAATCTGGCTTTCGCCAATCTATCCTTCACCGATGGCTGACTTTGGCTACGACGTCGCGGACTATTGCGACATCGATCCGATATTCGGAGATCTGGATGGATTTGATCGGTTGCTGGCTGCGGTTCACGCGAGGGGGCTGAAGCTTGTACTCGACTTCGTTCCCAATCATTCTTCGGATCAACATCCATGGTTTGTCGAAAGCCGGGCATCCCGCGATAACCCGAAACGCGATTGGTACATTTGGCGTGATCCGGCACCCGGTGGAGGTCCGCCGAACAACTGGATCAGTGACTTTGGTGGATCGTCTTGGCAGAGGGATGCACCGACTGGCCAATACTACCTTCACGCGTTCCTGAAACAGCAGCCGGACCTGAATTGGCGAAATCCCGAACTGCGGTTAGCGATGATGTCGGTGCTGCGGTTTTGGTTGGACCGCGGCGTTGACGGATTTCGGATGGATGTACTGTGGCATATCGTGAAAGATGCGTCACTGCGAAACAATCCCATCAACCGGGACTGGACATCCGATCGTACCGAACGAGACCGATTGATCCAGACCTATTCGACTGACCAACCGGACGCCCACAAGATTGCTTGCGACTTTCGTGCACTTGCCGATCACTATGGCGACCGTGTGTTGATAGGCGAAATCTGTTTGCCAAATGACCGCTTAGTTCAGTGGTACGGAACCGCGGAGCGTCCACAGGTCCACTTGCCCGTCAACTTCGGTCTGATGGAAACACAATGGAACGCATCGGCACTGCGACGGATGATCGCAGACTACGAAGCCTGCCTTCCCGCATTCGGCTGGCCCAATTGGGTGATCGGCAGCCATGACGCACCTCGCATCGCTGCACGCGTGGGAGACTCGCAAGCCCGAATCGCAGCGATGCTGCTACTGACGCTTCGCGGAACGCCGACACTTTATCAAGGTGATGAAATTGGCATCGGGGAAGTCTGTATCCCACGCGATCGAGTTCGAGATCCACAGGACCTGCGTCAGCCTGAACTCGGGATTGGGCGGGATCGCTCGCGAACGCCGATACCGTGGGACGACCACGAATTCGCGGGGTTCAGCACCGTCGATCCATGGCTGCCGCTAAACGACGATTGGCGTGATCGCAATGTCGCTATGCAAAGTCGAAATAGCGATTCGATTCTTTCGCTTTACCAAACCCTGCTATCGTTTCGGCGGAGCCACCCTGCGCTGACCAGCGGGAATCTGACGCTGATTGATTCCGCAGACGATGTGCTGGCGTACGAACGCCAGCATGGCGACCAGCGATTGCTGATTGCGATGAACCTTAGTGACCAGATGCGGCCGCTGCCGCTGTCTTCGCTGGATCAAAAGTTGGCGGGCACCGATGTACTGGTTTCGACGCTGCGGCCCGTGACAGGTGGCGATCGGCCACATGATGAGACGCTGGAGCCGAACGAAGGTTTGATCTTGAAAATTTACGGGCAACACTAA
- a CDS encoding glycoside hydrolase family 130 protein, protein MQIKRTGIVLSPNRQRVVLRPFQPPGDDRILRVIARVCTLSEAEVDSQLDHVLDEFHGRHQDPKAFFKQRFCDLRHYLLTDTPLSDHRQLLLGAYFTQEYALESAALFNPSLVWHPDQSNVPAGSKRFAMSLRAVGEGHISSIVFRSGTISRDLEIAIDEPVRFVTTPTFVPDSSYENDLFRRKLIELGLGTAFTYQVLSELPSEFTLGQLETRLNASLREHRSHHDELAPIVEQVVILAKSNYEVQYTADHDLSERLIFPFSPTESNGIEDARFVHFQNDDGTSRYYATYSAYDGRMVLPQLLETKDFLRFKMHTLNGPAVANKGMALFPRKINGHYAMLGRQDGEHLYLMYSDMLYFWHTAELIIKPTYPWEYVQMGNCGSPIETEAGWLVLTHGVGPMRKYCIGAMLLDLEDPSKILARLAEPLITPNEVEREGYVPNVVYTCGAIVFENTLIIPYAMSDYATTFATIDLNELLSSMTS, encoded by the coding sequence ATGCAAATCAAACGCACCGGCATCGTTCTATCCCCCAACCGACAACGCGTGGTCTTGCGACCGTTTCAGCCACCCGGCGACGATCGTATCCTTCGCGTGATCGCCCGCGTTTGTACGTTGTCGGAGGCGGAAGTCGATAGCCAACTGGACCATGTGTTGGATGAATTTCATGGGCGTCATCAAGACCCCAAAGCGTTCTTCAAACAACGGTTTTGCGATCTTAGGCACTACCTGCTGACCGACACGCCTCTGAGCGACCACCGGCAATTGCTTTTGGGTGCCTACTTTACTCAAGAATACGCGTTGGAATCTGCGGCTCTGTTCAACCCTTCGTTGGTTTGGCATCCAGACCAGAGCAATGTTCCGGCAGGGTCGAAACGGTTTGCAATGAGTCTGCGAGCGGTGGGCGAAGGACATATCTCGTCCATCGTGTTTCGCAGCGGCACGATTAGCCGTGATCTTGAAATCGCAATCGATGAACCGGTTCGATTCGTGACGACACCGACGTTTGTGCCCGATTCCAGTTACGAGAATGATTTGTTCCGTCGCAAATTGATCGAGCTAGGCTTGGGAACAGCGTTCACCTATCAGGTGCTGTCAGAACTGCCTAGCGAATTCACGCTGGGTCAGCTCGAAACCCGACTCAATGCATCCCTGCGCGAGCACCGGTCTCATCATGACGAACTTGCACCGATCGTCGAGCAAGTGGTGATACTGGCGAAGTCCAACTACGAAGTCCAATACACGGCCGACCATGATCTATCCGAACGGCTGATCTTTCCGTTCAGTCCAACGGAATCCAACGGAATCGAAGACGCCCGATTCGTTCACTTTCAAAATGATGATGGCACCAGTCGGTACTACGCGACCTACAGCGCCTACGATGGACGAATGGTCTTGCCACAGTTGCTGGAAACCAAGGACTTCCTGCGATTCAAGATGCATACGCTGAATGGTCCGGCGGTGGCGAACAAAGGAATGGCATTGTTTCCCAGGAAGATCAATGGGCATTACGCAATGCTGGGGCGACAGGACGGCGAGCATTTGTACCTGATGTATTCGGACATGCTGTACTTTTGGCACACCGCTGAATTGATCATCAAGCCCACTTATCCATGGGAGTATGTGCAAATGGGCAACTGCGGATCGCCGATCGAAACGGAAGCCGGTTGGCTTGTCCTGACCCACGGTGTCGGTCCAATGCGTAAGTACTGCATCGGCGCGATGCTATTGGATTTGGAGGATCCGTCCAAGATTCTGGCTCGGCTTGCTGAACCACTGATCACTCCGAATGAAGTGGAGCGAGAAGGGTATGTTCCCAACGTGGTCTACACCTGCGGTGCGATCGTGTTCGAGAACACTTTGATCATCCCCTACGCGATGTCGGACTACGCCACAACCTTTGCCACGATCGATTTGAACGAGTTGCTGTCGTCAATGACTTCCTAA
- a CDS encoding glycosyltransferase family 4 protein, with the protein MTKPEFQKIAFVGDYLPRKCGIATFTHDLRTAIVKASGAPCMVVPVNDIVAGYAYDKEVQFEIIEQQLEDYHAAADFLNFSNVDMVCLQHEFGIYGGPCGSHVLALLQDLRMPVVTTLHTVLSEPSQTQRAVMMQLIELSTRLVVMTERSRKTLVETYAVDIHKVDLIAHGIPTVPDTDQKVLKEQFNVEEKAVALTFGLLSPGKGIEHVLQAIPEIVSRFPNFIYLVLGATHPSLIREQGERYRISLERMAKELGITKHVSFYNRFVELEELTEFIGAADLYITPYLNVQQAVSGTLAYAFGCGQAVISTPYWHAEELLADGRGVLVPFADPPAIAREVIGLLADDDRRLAMRKQAHRLGRSMTWDHVSQSYLASFRQAREEHRSQRKPLAVRTLDEQPLALPQMQLGHLDRLSDSTGIVQHAIYTIPDHDHGYCTDDNARALILTVLLEELGKDSPVVHSLASRYAAFLNVAFNRDTARFRNFMSFDRCWLEDDGSDDSQGRALWALGTCVGRSHRGGMAAWASEIFQLALPACVATSSPRTWALGIIGIHEYLRRSGGDRSAAAMSQKLADRLLEMYDRVATDEWPWFEDIATYNNPKLSHALIVHGRRTADQRSIDIGVQSLRWLCKQQLSPQGRFRPIGSNGFSREGRKTAVFDQQAIEVHAMVSASIEAYAATKDPFWNEQAHLAFDWFLGRNDLGQPIYDASTGGCFDGLMEGQVNQNQGAESTLAFLLSLVEMRGLSATERFTSASSKQLSS; encoded by the coding sequence ATGACTAAGCCCGAATTTCAAAAGATCGCTTTCGTCGGCGACTACCTGCCGCGCAAATGCGGTATCGCTACGTTCACTCACGATTTGCGAACCGCGATCGTCAAAGCATCCGGTGCCCCGTGCATGGTTGTTCCGGTGAATGACATCGTTGCAGGGTATGCGTATGACAAAGAAGTGCAATTCGAAATCATCGAGCAGCAGCTGGAAGACTATCACGCTGCAGCCGATTTTTTGAACTTCAGCAACGTCGATATGGTTTGCTTGCAGCACGAGTTTGGAATCTACGGTGGGCCCTGCGGAAGTCACGTCTTGGCGCTGTTGCAGGACTTGCGAATGCCTGTGGTGACCACGCTGCACACCGTTCTTTCAGAGCCAAGTCAAACGCAGCGTGCGGTCATGATGCAGTTGATCGAGCTGTCGACACGATTGGTTGTGATGACCGAGCGAAGTCGGAAAACTCTTGTCGAAACCTACGCGGTTGACATCCATAAAGTGGACTTGATCGCCCACGGAATTCCCACGGTTCCCGACACCGACCAGAAAGTTCTGAAGGAACAGTTCAACGTCGAAGAGAAGGCGGTCGCGCTCACCTTTGGGTTGTTGTCACCGGGAAAAGGGATCGAGCACGTCTTGCAAGCGATTCCGGAAATCGTTTCCCGATTTCCAAACTTTATCTATCTGGTACTGGGTGCAACGCACCCCAGTTTGATTCGCGAGCAAGGGGAACGGTACCGGATCAGTTTGGAACGGATGGCGAAAGAGCTTGGCATTACGAAGCACGTCAGTTTCTACAACCGATTCGTGGAACTGGAAGAGCTAACGGAGTTCATCGGTGCAGCAGATCTTTACATCACGCCCTATCTGAATGTTCAGCAGGCCGTTTCGGGAACGCTCGCGTACGCGTTTGGTTGTGGTCAGGCGGTGATCTCGACACCCTACTGGCATGCCGAAGAATTGTTGGCCGATGGACGCGGTGTTTTGGTACCGTTCGCGGATCCACCTGCCATCGCTCGTGAGGTGATCGGATTGCTTGCCGATGACGATCGTCGCTTGGCAATGCGAAAGCAGGCTCACCGGTTGGGCCGAAGTATGACGTGGGATCATGTTTCGCAGTCGTACCTTGCGTCGTTTCGCCAAGCACGCGAAGAACATCGAAGTCAGCGAAAGCCACTGGCCGTTCGCACGCTTGATGAGCAACCGTTGGCGCTGCCTCAGATGCAACTTGGCCATTTGGACCGTCTGAGTGATTCCACCGGTATCGTTCAACACGCGATCTACACGATTCCCGACCATGACCATGGCTACTGCACCGACGACAATGCGCGCGCACTGATTCTGACCGTGCTGCTGGAAGAATTGGGCAAGGATTCGCCAGTGGTGCATTCGTTGGCATCGCGATACGCCGCATTCTTGAATGTGGCGTTTAACCGCGACACAGCCCGGTTCCGCAACTTCATGAGTTTCGACCGATGCTGGTTAGAGGACGATGGATCGGACGATTCGCAGGGTCGCGCCTTGTGGGCGTTGGGGACTTGCGTCGGCCGTTCGCACCGCGGAGGAATGGCGGCTTGGGCAAGTGAGATTTTTCAGCTTGCGCTGCCTGCCTGCGTAGCGACCAGCTCGCCGAGAACCTGGGCCTTGGGGATCATCGGGATTCACGAATACTTGCGACGTTCCGGCGGTGATCGCTCGGCAGCAGCCATGAGTCAGAAGTTGGCCGATCGTCTGCTAGAGATGTACGACCGCGTCGCGACGGATGAATGGCCTTGGTTCGAAGACATTGCAACGTACAACAATCCCAAGCTATCGCATGCGTTGATCGTCCATGGGCGTCGGACGGCAGATCAGCGATCGATCGATATTGGGGTGCAATCGCTTCGTTGGCTTTGTAAACAACAGCTTTCGCCACAAGGCCGCTTCCGGCCGATTGGATCCAACGGTTTCAGTCGCGAGGGCCGAAAGACGGCGGTCTTCGACCAACAAGCGATTGAGGTTCACGCGATGGTTTCGGCATCGATCGAAGCCTATGCGGCTACCAAGGACCCGTTTTGGAACGAGCAAGCGCATTTGGCCTTCGATTGGTTCTTAGGACGCAACGACCTGGGCCAGCCGATTTACGACGCATCGACGGGCGGGTGCTTCGATGGGTTGATGGAGGGGCAAGTGAATCAGAATCAAGGTGCCGAATCCACGCTGGCGTTCCTGCTTTCGTTGGTTGAAATGCGTGGGCTTAGCGCCACCGAAAGATTTACATCCGCGTCGTCCAAGCAGCTTTCGTCATGA